The DNA sequence ATCTATATGTTTGCCAACAGGACCTGTTTGACATATTAATTTTAAATTAGGCATTTTTTAAGAAGGTCTTGATTAATAATTGTTCTTTCACGGATTAATATTATCGCTTCTATGTCTTTAATTTGTTCTGCTAGATTTTCCTCTTCTTGAAGATTACCTAACACTAAAATTTCATGTTGATATAATTTTTTTATGCAATTTAATTGTAATGATGCGTTTTGATAATCATCGGGAATTAATATTTTCATTTTTATCTCTA is a window from the Commensalibacter nepenthis genome containing:
- a CDS encoding Rossmann-fold NAD(P)-binding domain-containing protein; the protein is MKILIPDDYQNASLQLNCIKKLYQHEILVLGNLQEEENLAEQIKDIEAIILIRERTIINQDLLKKCLI